The proteins below are encoded in one region of Vulpes lagopus strain Blue_001 chromosome 10, ASM1834538v1, whole genome shotgun sequence:
- the SPA17 gene encoding sperm surface protein Sp17 has protein sequence MSIPFSNTHYRIPQGFGNLLEGLTREILREQPENIPAFAAAYFENLLEKREKTNFDPAEWGAKVDDRFYNNHAFKEQESPENCESEKEKSHPSVKDDETPVTAFESSEEEKQREENAALKIQAAFRGHLAREEVKKMKSGDAEGEKREGNE, from the exons ATGTCGATTCCATTCTCCAACACCCACTACCGAATTCCACAAGGATTTGGCAATCTTCTTGAAGGGCTGACACGGGAGATTCTGAGGGAGCAACCAGAAAATATACCAGCTTTTGCAGCAGCATATTTTGAAAATCTTCTAGAGAAACGAgaga aaaccAACTTTGATCCAGCAGAATGGGGGGCTAAGGTAGACGACCGCTTCTATAACAACCATGCATTCAAG GAGCAAGAATCACCTGAGAATTgtgagtcagaaaaagaaaaatctcacccATCTGTGAAAGACGATGAGACACCAGTCACAGCCTTT GAAtcttctgaagaagaaaaacaaagagaggaGAATGCTGCTCTCAAAATCCAAGCAGCTTTCCGGGGACACTTAGCCAGAGAGGAggtgaagaaaatgaagtcaggTGATgctgaaggagagaaaagagagggaaatgaGTGA